The region taataatatcGTTCCATTCAATCAAGATATCATTTCCTATAAGTGAATTCCCACTTAACTTTAACTTACAAATCGATTGAAATAATATCTTACATCTTACAATAATAGGATTCACTAATCCCAAAGGATCATAAAAACTTGCAATGAATCTAAGAATATTTCGTTTAGCAGGTTTATTGTCCACTAAATGTAATAAATcttgaaaggaaaaaataaagttattttcaattttatcccATTTTAAACCAAGAACTTTAGTTATGTCACTTGAGGTTAGATTGTCCTCTTTGATTAAACTATTAAGCTCCGTTAAATTTGACTCAAATTTTCTAAGATTAAAATTTCCTTCTCTTAAACACggtttttgctttattataaaataaaagccCTTTGGATACAAAATCGAAACCTGCATTTAAATCATCAACATGTAACGATTGAATTATTTTCTTGCTAAAATCAAAATCGTTTGCAGCATAATGTTTAGTGTGATTAATTAAGGTCGCATATAACAAGAAAGAAGAAGAGGTTACGCCAAACAAAACTCGACACAATCGATAAACACTCAAATCagcacttttttaattattattgtctAAACCAAACAAGTCTTTATACCATATAAATCTTACAAAGTCACGATGCTTTTCAGCTAatgcaatgtttaaaaatgctttctAAATATTGGCAATTATAGCAATCCGCTTTGCACGAAAACGtaaaattatactatataaTGAAGTTGTAAGTGATAGTCCTGAAAATAGACATTCATTTAACGAAGGACCAGATGTGCAAGCACTTGCATCGAAAACTATACGCACCTTTGAAGTTAGTTTATCTTCACGTATTACAGGACGGTGAGGTAAATAGTGAACGTCACCaatatttgattcaaaattagAGACTTTTTCAATAATGCCTTTAGATAATTGAtccttaataatattattgtaagaTGCAAACAAATCTCTTTCGCTTGCAAGTTTTTTCTCTAGTGCTAAAAACCTAGACTTGCATAAATTATAATTGTCGCCAATCACCGGATgatctattttaaaaagcaattcaGCTTCATACATAGAACcattaaacttaatatttttcataaacaattttatcactCTCACTAATTTCGGAATCATcctctaataaatttaaatcatttttaattaaaatttgttcccTATTGAAATCAGACGCAACCATTAAAACGTGGGAAGATAAAACAGTTGAATAATCAATTTGATCGCTATTAACCATCATGAAACCGCTtattaaataacctaatttagatTTAATCGCTGCGGGACCAGTAACTCCCCTTATAATTGAATTTTCCATAAATTTCCAATAAAAATTTGCTCCCATTAAAACATCAACTGATACattttctttagaattattatgATCGGCTAATCCAAGACCCTTAagatgtttataattattacatGCTATATTAATATGCTGCCCACTTGATGGGGAACATGTATCCTTTACAAAACATtcaatacttgtaaaataaccataaataattttaatagaaacTCTCACTCTATCTAAGATTTCAGAAATGCGACCGTGCCcaaatgttttaatgttaatttctTTACTATCAATACGTTTTAGATTAAGTTTGGCACAAGTCTCAGGAGTTACGTAGCTTAGCTGCaaacaattatcaattaaaattcgACATGTAGCAAATCTGGAATGATCTTGATTTTTAACAGTAGCTAATGCTGTTTGTAAGAATACGATTTCAGTAGGTTGAAGAACAGATTTAGAAACAGAAAGAAAGGATGTACTCGCTACTGTCAACTCGCCGtctttgttattattatgtttatctCTATTGTCACTGTCACAAATAGATACATGATGAAAAcgattgcaattaaaaattttaatattgatgcTTATTAGTAAGACAAcgaaacaacattttttatcacttaaaatcttttttctagccgtaatattagttaataatttacACTGATGTGATTTGTGGTTTGATGTGATTTGTGGTTATTATcgcaaaataaacaaacaggTGAATAAGAGTCATTtctcatataaatataagttttcttATCGTATTTACTGTTCGGATTATTACTCGAATGAAACGTACAAGCAGTGAAAGGTAAAGTATTTGTGTTAGAAGAATTAATGTGTTCTTGCGcttttaactcaaattttaaaatatcgaaCACATCTGTAATTTTCCAGGTTCCATCTTCATTTAATTTACGACTAATAATTAAATTGAGCTCCTCTGGAAGCTTTTCAAGTATTATTGAGACAAGTAAAGACCCGTACATCGAAGaattaatatcaatattttctAGACTACGTATCTGAATTTCCACAGTATCCCGAAGATTTCGCAAAGAACTTACGTTTTTAATACTGTTAATGCGTTCAAGctttaattttcatataaaaagaaactgtcaattgtttattcaaaaatctttgttataaaatatcTGAAGctataatgtaattttaattagaaaGCAACAGACCATTAATTGCTGAATATGCTTGTCCTTGAACCAAGTTccttaaaaaagtcattttttgaatattgcttgggtcatcatttttatttataacacgGTCAAAATTTTCCCAAAAGGGTTGCCAATTTTCCCAATTCCCGTCAAATGCTTCAATTTTCAAGGTTGGAAGCTTAAtcaatttattacttttaaatgttactGTAGAACTCGCATCGTCGTTagatttaattgatttaattaatttaaaaaattgtttattttagaattCTCTCATGAAGCCTAATGTAAAGTCAATTGCTAAACTATTGTTAATTTGTAACTTATCTGCGTCATCAATTAAAATTGAGATTTCATCATCTAAAATCTTAATTCTCTCAAATCTATCATTCGCCGTTTCTCGTAAATTAATAAgttctgataaatttttattatgctcAACGTCTTCCATTAAATCGTTGGCCTGATCGACATTTCACAAATCCAACGTCAAATTTAAAGGAGAATTTCTAACTTAAAAGCATTTATTTCACAAAGGCAAttaattttagaatgttttacTTAAATAGAAcgatttaaagttataattttcacggactttaaaatttataatatcgtgtaataatttgtttaaaagaaacttaTCAGTAAACGACAAAGAGCAATAAAATAAAGCTGCTGCGTTAGCAAACTAACGCAACAATTGGCGACATCAATCTAAATATAATAGAAGGCGGCAAAATTTACAACATTAGGCCCTTTTATAACACAACTTTTCAAAATAGCTAAACTTCTCTAATCAATAACACAACGCGAGCAACAAGAGAATGTGCAATGTACTTCAAATTATTACAAATGAGCTCGATTAAATTATTACGGAAAAGGATCAAATTATCACAAATAagctcaaaaaataataaagaagacaCGGGAATATTTAAATGTGACAATTCTGAtcacttttgtatttttattctattgcgaaaatgcaacaaatataATGCCCTTAGTGATGGAAAAAATTAGTTACAACACGATTAATAAACGACTCTACCATCAAAAAATTTCCAGCCTATGTCAACTGGGACACCTTGCAACTAAATCTAAATTCCGATAAAgcatattatatcttttaaaaataaatttctaaatttttgtaattaagcATTTTTGGTTGTtactaaagtaataaaaaaaaaaacacttttaaacccTTGGATCACGAGATGTattcttaaatctttaaaaaaattacagcgTTTGTATaataagtttcttaaaaaaaaactcttaaaattgaaactaattacaaaacCTATAAACGGCTGTATTAATCAGTTTTAAAACGCTCAAAGATACATTACTATTCGGAACAATTAATGAAAcacaaaaatgattaaaaaaaaacatggcaaATTACATAGGTAATAGGTTAAAGGTTTCTATACAGAAATTTACTTTCGAATAATCTTTAAGTAAATAACGATTGTAAGTAAATCCTTATTAGCTAAAACATTTAATCAGCTTTTTGTAAAGATAGGTTCAATTCTACCATCAAATATAGCAACATTACAAATACCCTTTGAATCTTACGTTACCTCAAACAACAATAGTTGTATGTCTAATCCAAAACTTAcggaaaaaattattattagaagcAGTCTCTTTGTTAAAGCCAAAGAAAAGCGTAGATTTTGATGTTATAAGTAGTAATGCCGTattcaaataactaaaatacATTACAATTCCattgttacatattttaaattcatgtttaaaacaTGGTATTTTTCCAGATAAcctaaaattagcaaaaaatcattccaattttaaaatcaCGTAATCCTTCTGAAGTTGCAAATTTTTGTCTAATCTCAATTCCtacttgtttttctaaaatattaggtTGAGTTATGTATTATaggctttattcttttttaaatgtaagttatattatttaccataaacaatttggatttaaatCTGGCCATTCCATCGATCATGCAATCATCTCACTTGTTCAAGACACAATTGAATCCTTTAGTGAAGCCAAGCATACCCTAagtcttttttttgatttaagtgAAGCTTTCTATATAGACAATCATCAAATCCCTCTATCGAATCTCAAAagttatggtataaaaaatactaacttgtCCTGGTTCGAGAGCAATTGACTAATAGGAAGCAGTATATAGCATATGATGAaggaaaaactaattatgataaaagtaaatttaatgtGACTAAAGGATCAATTTTAAGATTACTTctatttcttgtttatataaagaaattaaataaattttctaacattttatatacaattttgtttgctgatggtTCCAGCTTGTTTTAatcaataaagatattaatataatatattaaacagtaaacaaagaacTAGACAAACTAACCAAAaggtttaaataaaaccaataaactttaaatatttctaaaacaaaacacACTTTATTCCACTTTACTATTATGTAGACGATACATTAAAAATCAGATATTCCCTTAGAATTTGTGgacctttttattgataataaattaataaagagagagcaatcaataaaatttttaggccTGTTTCTTGACAAAAATGCAACCTGGAGGAAACATATATGAgtagttgaagataaaatatctaaaatttagGTAAAATGTACAAAGCTAAGCTGTTATTAAAccaatcttgttttaaaacatttacttttcttttattcattgctacttaagaTATGCAAACATCATACCTCTATCATCTTCATATTTCCATGTTCAAACTTGATCAAAATACATTACCATTCttattatattcaatttttgaaaaaataaatcacatttACCCTaccagattttaaaaatacaattacatTTAATCCAAACTTATTATTCTGCTACTAAATTCTTTATTGTTAACCGAGGACTAAAAATgtggaacataatattaaataaggaactgaaaactaattattctcaaattattctcaaaacaaaatttaagcaaaTACTTTCGTTAAATGAAAACGTACTAAATTTCTTTTACTAATGctacttaaagttaaaaacaattataatagttaattgaataataaagttattgcTGTAGgttattaatacataattaatcaacatatgtacatatattttttattagtttaaatgataatcttctttttgagaaaacaatttttatttttgcgttgtttattaatattttacttttaatgtttaatttgcTTTTACTGAGTTggcaataaaaagtattatataatttaattaaataagttaaactataaattggtctaacaataaaatatgttttatatgaaataaCAGCTTCTTACTTCAAACGaatttctaaacttttatttgtcattttaatattttatcaaactttgtttcttttattttacaaaacaattcttttatattttattcgtttaaaaaccataacctttaaaacctaaattataaattcacattatcttttgtaatattaattcagagatatatacattgaGGCTATATTTCTAACttaaaagttaacttttaagaagcatttaaaaaaataactgcaaGTTGGTTTGtcagtataaatattttaaaactaatagttttaaaaacttggtAATGGCTCTAATGCACAATTTGTCAATCTTGGTTGACTCTAATTCTTTAATCTTTGTGTGATTTTTTTGCGAACTGTATTGCATTACTTAGTATATTAGGTGTGATAGTTGGATAAAGATCAACAGTTCATACAGATTAACAGATCAAACTGGAGGAAAAGACAGCATTTTTTCCTGGTATACTTTTAAAGCATGAAATTGCTTCGTGGGTGCTTTTCcgctgttttaaatttaatttttatttattttaccaaGGTATCCCATGCGTATATGCCAAATTCAGATTTGGGACTTAACAGACAACAAGGTTCATTGTTTTGGAATAACTCTGTGACCTTTTAGTGCTATGAAAGCTTcgaattttacaattttttttaattagtttgccAAACATTTTTGctgcattttaattttaaggataATGGAGAACTCATGTTTTTAAGGAGCTTTTTCGTACGCATATGTAAGATTTTAATTGAGACACATTCTTAAGCTGACACTTGATACATATTGTTGGTTTTGTCTtccaataataaaatgttttggatGCTTTGCtcaaaaaaagtaagtttctaCTTAGCAAACACAAACCCAAAGATAAGGAAACCCAAGGATTGAAGCATATTTGCAAACAATGAAAGGCTTTGTAACTGTTTCTGCAcgtgactttttttaaaaaagcaaaattttttttacaaaatagcaTGATGTATTTTTTACCTGCTGATTCCTAACGCATGAAACTTTTGGAagtaaaaattatgtagttatttttaattttcctggtcagacaaaaaaaaaaaaaagttttatatatatatatatatacagtattgaacaaaacatttgcaaccaacatcgaacaatgttaaaaagtgttcctaaatttacatgtcttaaaaacgaaacgaactatactaccacagcaaacagttcagaagtctggagtcatagcatgccaagacatgagcaatcagctgacaggtgacagcacacaggcagaatttcgttgacaagtgccattttgcagcggacaaagcaagtgcaacttttttggtttatttcgtTTTCTTAaatctggtccgtgtcaacgtcacggaaattttttaataattaaacgaagaatccagaagtttccagaagcatgcagaagcttccagaagtttccagaagaagaaCCTGGAAGCATCCAGTAGCATCCAGAaatatccagaaacattcagaagcatccagacgcatccagaagcttccagaagcttccagaagcatcgaaaagaggCATCTAAAATCTTCAAGAACAGGTTGTCACAGGTTTATTTTACTATGTAAGAGACATGTAAatcgacatgtaattcagtcagtatatggaagtcaatcagttagtgttatcaagacagtttatcatAGTGAGTTtaatcaaagtgttttatcaaagaacatcaatacaataagtgaaatacaacaagtgtttcattacataaatatattccacatccaaccaagacgttgtgctccacagagcattattgtatcatcacaaggtaaatgtaacacagtaagccttgagaagcgtgattatttatttttattatttttatgacttcaagtgcaaaaatggcttgcgacagtcttggattggaactaagaaataaaattattggcgattacgtaagtgaatgtcacaaaaaagtatttgtgataagtatcgcgtgaaaaaatagaccgtatcaagactatgttcaaaatatcgttctacggggaagtttgccgcagataacaaaggtggaagaccgcgttctaccacttctagagagaattctatgatcgtcagatccgtcaagaaggatccctggatatcattaGTCgaaatacaaaagcaattagagttGCCTgaatcggaccgaacaatcagacgacgtgctgttgaagccggattgttttctcgacgccctgcaaagaaaccactgatttcactaaaaaacCGAAAcgcactgcaaaagtagtcaagcagtggttttaagacaaccacctatcggtaaTGGATTGGctgcctcaatctccggatctcatcCCTAtcaagaacctgtgggagatcgtcaaccgcagaatttaTCGTGAAGGTggtcgtaataaggatcaactgtttgaacaaatttaaTAGGCCAGGGCAGCGATTCTACAAAGTTTCaatgatcacctgatcgaatgtATGCCTTGAAGATGCACGGCTGTGAtcaacaacaaaggattcgccacaaaatattgatagcgaaatacagcttggtcaacattttgtcgAGTTGCACTTGTATTGTCCAGAAgcaaatcaactttttttattacttttaaaataatttattaattttcgtgtacaaataatgaactttgtgatgaataaaacttgaagaactttgtctctaaacagttacatagttatttctctaaattgaaaaaatgcagcacttttatataaagaaactaaagtagcattatttggttgcacttgttttatccgatactgtatatatatatatatatatatatataatatatatatatatatatatatatatatatatatatatatatatatatatatatatataaatattgatttgatatacatttaatgctttcacattttttaaaagtggcTCAGCATGTGAGAGTCTATccttattaaaaactattcttGCAGCATGTTTTTGCTTTCGATATAGTGTGGTTAGTTTGGATTTATGAGTACTCGCCCATGCAACATTAGAGTATATGTTGTAGCTTTCTATAAACGAGAAGTATAGAAACTTTAAACTATCAGGAGACAGTATAGAACTAGCTTTGGAAAGGATaccaatgttttttgatattttgttatttaatatatctatGAGATGTTCTCATTAATAAGCATCTCTAGAGGTTTCGTTGCTTGGGTTCTCTCTATTTTTTTAGTCTCTACATTTAGCGAAGGTAAGTCGGGAGATATTTTCATAAGGTCAGATTGAAAAAGGATGTATTTGGTTTTTTCTGTGTTTGGCGATAAATTGTAAGATTTAAACCAActgtttatttttcaagttcAGTATTTGTAGTTTCACAAAGTTCTGTAATTGATGAGGATTCATAAAACAAATTAGTGCcgtctgcaaacattatgaTATCCAATTTACTTGAGATTttaggaagatcgtttatgtatattaaaaacaaaagaggtGCAAGAATGGAACCTGGGGGGAAACCgcattttattttgagtaatattgaaatttattctTAATGAGCAATATTGCATTGCTTTCTgacttgtaaaaaatttttaaaccatcTAATGTAGCACCTTTTATCCCATAGTTTTATCTTTTCCAAAATGAAAATGCTTGATCTACTGTGTCAAACGCCTTAAAATAAATAGACTCCAAAgacgtattttttattttcaaaggcgtcatttatattatttataaaatcaagaATTGCCTGTTCTGTTGAATAATccttttagaaaataaactgttttttatttatgattttgttatttgttaaatatttatacagttTATTGTATATTACTCTCTCCAAAAGTTTGGAAAATGCAGGATAAACTGAGATACGTCTGTAGTTATTTAGTGTAAATGAATCCACGGTATTTATTATTGGTATttctttagctatttttaatatattcgaTACAGATCCtgtaataattgaaaatttaaaaaattcatagatTGGTTGTTTATCACCGGAAACACATTTACAACCATATAGCTACAAATGCCGTCTATACCAGGAGCCTTATTCTTCTTGGgcagatttttttcaatttctagtTCTTTATAGTTTAGTCCAGAAAAAATATTCATACAGAAATTTTGGATTGCGATATAGGTTTCAAAGGagattatttgattttttgaagcCATGTTAGGGCCtatgtttacaaaaaactattgaagTTTTCAGCAATagaaattttatcaatatattcaGTTTTGTTAACGATAATTTTATTGggtaaataatttgattttgtatGGTTTTTACCTATTAATTCATTCAATATATTCCAGGTTTTTTTAACATcacttttgcttttttgtagctgttttggttaataaactttttctgaattcattcaattttttcaaatagatttatGTATTCCTTGTATGTAGTTAAGTTAgttttgtttctgtttttaaaGTACTTGATATaaagttgttgttttgtttttgatgattttctaATCGCGCTAGTTTTCCATGggaagtttaaatatttaagc is a window of Hydra vulgaris chromosome 15, alternate assembly HydraT2T_AEP DNA encoding:
- the LOC136092095 gene encoding uncharacterized protein LOC136092095, giving the protein MYEAELLFKIDHPVIGDNYNLCKSRFLALEKKLASERDLFASYNNIIKDQLSKGIIEKVSNFESNIGDVHYLPHRPVIREDKLTSKVRIVFDASACTSGPSLNECLFSGLSLTTSLYSIILRFRAKRIAIIANI